In Hyphomicrobium denitrificans 1NES1, the genomic stretch GTCGAACTTGCCATTCGCCCTCTTGCTGAGGGTCGTCAGATCTGCGGGTTTCACCTTGAGCGTGCTGGCCTTGGGTCCATTGCCGGTGCCATCGTTGCCGTGGCATTGGGCGCAATGCTCAATGAACAAGTCTTTGCCTGACGGCACATCGGCAGCACCGAGCGGCTTGGCATTTGCCGATGTCGGAGAGATCGGTACGACGGTGAGCGTGCAAACAACAAGCGCAAAAGCGGCGCAGCAGCTTTGCACGGAACGCGATCGGTTTATGACTACCATCTGAGCAACCGGCGGCTATGTTGGCTAGTAGAAATTGAAGAGCAACTAACGACGCGAGCATTGACAAGCATCAATAAAAATGGGGCGCGCGGCCGGTCGCTTTGCGT encodes the following:
- a CDS encoding c-type cytochrome, translated to MQSCCAAFALVVCTLTVVPISPTSANAKPLGAADVPSGKDLFIEHCAQCHGNDGTGNGPKASTLKVKPADLTTLSKRANGKFDAARVADIIRFGGDISEHGTRAMPIWSLIFSNEAHGGKSGAAYSRRAVIELKTYLQSIQKK